In Limibacter armeniacum, a single window of DNA contains:
- a CDS encoding AAA family ATPase, whose translation MKKSSQRSKHFIVIAGNMGSGKTTLAETLTKILPNYTFISIDECRWRFMHATPISREQKAQETFSNLIQQHDRIILETTGSGKAWKYAKWAMQTHDRFIVRISCPISVCRQRVKQRRKVTPLPCKFDLTTSLNLMEEELGTIKPNVKVSHDMAIHEQLHFLIQNGILEYELSARLQANPSQCPPAESHAYRRTDRGGYLGKRYGQDD comes from the coding sequence ATGAAGAAATCAAGCCAGAGGAGTAAACACTTTATCGTGATTGCCGGCAATATGGGCAGCGGCAAGACCACCCTTGCCGAGACCCTGACCAAGATCCTGCCCAACTACACCTTTATCTCCATTGATGAGTGCCGGTGGCGCTTTATGCATGCCACCCCCATCTCACGGGAACAAAAGGCACAGGAGACGTTCAGCAACCTGATCCAGCAGCACGACCGGATTATCCTGGAGACAACCGGCAGCGGAAAGGCATGGAAGTACGCCAAGTGGGCCATGCAGACACACGACAGGTTTATCGTCAGGATCAGCTGCCCCATATCAGTTTGCAGGCAACGGGTAAAACAGCGCCGCAAGGTCACCCCACTGCCCTGCAAGTTTGACCTTACCACCTCTCTCAACCTGATGGAAGAGGAACTCGGGACCATCAAGCCCAACGTCAAGGTAAGCCATGATATGGCCATCCATGAGCAATTGCACTTTTTGATTCAAAACGGAATACTGGAGTATGAATTATCCGCAAGGCTGCAAGCCAATCCATCACAATGTCCCCCAGCTGAAAGCCACGCTTATCGACGCACAGATCGAGGTGGATATCTGGGGAAGAGGTACGGGCAAGACGACTAG
- a CDS encoding S49 family peptidase: MSHNLINEIISSPLWITPSYAQAQIPQLMALLNGKQLISAEEALKNQQEATPQMATIDNASTGSRTFNIASMDLRGPVTKYGQWCGPAGTKQMSQWIRDADENPKVDAIVIELDSGGGTAIGTLELIQTIRNTQKPVIAWVDNIAASAAYYIAAATDEIITSSKMDMVGSIGTMAAFADFRGVLEKQGGKWHEIYATKSTDKNGTFRAALEGDYKPMIEQSLDPLNTNFHNDIKTFRGNRLNLDFEDVLTGKVYYADFGDKSGMAVGLVDGIGDLNYALERAAALAAKRQESQQTQQTMSIFGKNKFPKYSELPKLDQSEITAEALQEVNEELTQQGVETFRLSMASEEQQTADQTKQVTDLQAKVTNLEQQLEQANQKAADAEAKATQQQALAEKYSAQLALNQQTEPIADQDKEPAGQQEEQQGSDFQWFKKFNG; the protein is encoded by the coding sequence ATGAGTCACAACCTTATAAATGAAATCATCAGCTCACCGTTATGGATCACGCCAAGTTATGCGCAGGCCCAAATCCCGCAGCTTATGGCATTGCTCAACGGTAAGCAACTAATCTCAGCAGAAGAAGCACTTAAGAACCAGCAGGAAGCTACCCCCCAAATGGCAACCATTGACAATGCGTCAACCGGCAGTCGCACCTTCAATATTGCCAGCATGGACTTGAGGGGACCGGTTACCAAATACGGGCAGTGGTGCGGTCCTGCAGGCACCAAGCAGATGTCCCAATGGATCCGAGACGCTGACGAAAACCCCAAAGTGGATGCAATTGTCATAGAGCTAGACAGCGGAGGCGGTACAGCCATCGGCACACTGGAGCTAATCCAAACCATTCGAAATACCCAGAAACCAGTCATTGCATGGGTAGACAATATCGCAGCATCAGCCGCCTACTATATCGCAGCTGCTACGGATGAGATTATCACCTCCAGCAAGATGGATATGGTGGGCAGCATCGGCACCATGGCAGCCTTTGCCGACTTCCGAGGTGTACTCGAGAAACAAGGCGGCAAGTGGCATGAAATCTACGCCACCAAGTCCACCGATAAGAACGGCACCTTCAGGGCTGCCCTCGAGGGAGACTACAAACCAATGATCGAGCAATCCCTTGATCCATTGAATACCAACTTCCACAACGATATCAAGACCTTCCGGGGCAACAGGCTCAACCTCGATTTTGAGGATGTCCTAACCGGTAAAGTGTACTATGCCGATTTTGGAGATAAATCAGGAATGGCGGTCGGACTTGTGGACGGCATTGGCGATCTCAACTACGCACTCGAGAGAGCTGCTGCACTTGCGGCCAAACGCCAGGAATCACAACAAACGCAACAAACCATGAGCATCTTCGGAAAAAACAAGTTTCCAAAATATTCAGAGCTGCCGAAGCTCGACCAAAGCGAAATCACTGCAGAGGCATTGCAGGAAGTAAACGAGGAACTGACGCAGCAAGGCGTCGAAACCTTCAGGCTATCCATGGCTTCTGAAGAGCAACAAACCGCTGATCAAACCAAGCAGGTCACAGACCTGCAGGCCAAGGTAACCAACCTTGAGCAGCAACTTGAGCAAGCCAACCAAAAAGCAGCTGACGCAGAAGCGAAAGCGACACAGCAGCAGGCATTGGCAGAAAAGTACTCCGCTCAGTTGGCACTCAACCAGCAGACCGAACCAATCGCCGACCAGGACAAAGAACCTGCAGGCCAACAGGAAGAGCAGCAAGGCTCCGACTTTCAATGGTTCAAAAAATTCAACGGGTAA
- a CDS encoding DUF6712 family protein, which yields MKTFIKTKEELWEKIDVDKAIAIIKITPDLHYVEHQHIKPYLSSSFYNNLLTKYQDDTASTDELELIELLQTASANLGMWKFISKSTASKGNTGIRVTHTDSEKSAYQWQLKEMKNGYRDTGFYYVDLLLKHLEDNKLLFPDWTASEAYAAFHSHFISSTTDFDKIVYINESRRLFTRMKPTMEEIELFKVKPLLGDALFDEILEQKKENTLTDQNKSLLDKIQRAVAYLTVANSIFKLSLQLSEEGVLALSFDALEKAKLADFNMLEKLQNEYEEKGEGYIQKIVDEVKEINGETDSGTYEFNNSGKRVVKF from the coding sequence ATGAAAACTTTTATCAAGACAAAGGAAGAACTCTGGGAAAAGATTGATGTGGATAAGGCAATCGCTATTATCAAGATCACGCCGGATTTGCATTATGTGGAGCATCAACATATCAAGCCTTATCTCTCCAGTAGCTTTTACAACAACCTGCTGACTAAGTACCAGGATGACACTGCCTCTACAGATGAGTTGGAGTTGATCGAGCTGCTACAGACAGCGTCAGCCAACTTGGGTATGTGGAAATTTATCAGCAAGTCTACAGCCAGCAAGGGCAATACGGGTATTAGGGTAACCCATACTGATTCTGAGAAAAGTGCCTATCAGTGGCAGCTCAAAGAGATGAAAAACGGTTACCGGGATACAGGCTTTTACTATGTAGACCTGCTGCTAAAGCATCTGGAAGATAACAAGCTGTTATTTCCGGATTGGACAGCTTCAGAAGCTTATGCGGCTTTCCATTCCCATTTTATCAGCAGCACTACCGATTTTGATAAGATTGTCTATATCAATGAATCCCGCAGGCTTTTCACCCGCATGAAGCCCACCATGGAGGAGATCGAGCTGTTCAAGGTCAAGCCACTGCTGGGTGACGCACTCTTTGATGAGATACTGGAGCAGAAAAAAGAGAATACACTAACCGACCAGAACAAAAGCCTGCTCGATAAGATCCAACGTGCAGTGGCTTACCTGACAGTAGCGAACAGCATATTCAAACTCTCTCTCCAGCTCAGTGAGGAAGGTGTATTAGCTTTATCGTTCGATGCTTTAGAGAAAGCCAAATTAGCTGATTTCAATATGCTTGAAAAGCTCCAGAATGAGTACGAGGAAAAAGGGGAAGGTTATATACAAAAGATTGTGGATGAGGTAAAGGAAATCAATGGGGAAACGGATTCTGGGACGTATGAGTTTAATAATAGTGGGAAAAGAGTGGTGAAGTTTTAA
- a CDS encoding DUF6549 family protein — MNPLLWVIDFVRRNPAKVIFALLLLMSWLWWKQLQRNSNLKEGYEQMTVLANDARGDLQHYKNKLDYQVSLAETLELDYKTLRNAKENQRLQFLHKFNELKKKLRRMESAAELDAQLDQFFAAPITDTVKILLMDTVFMPVQKKIALYHDDYTRFAAIINDSTGMVEVDYTAQVPIDLVIYWDRKWFLGKKHFQTEVISENPNIVFKDINTIIKKRR; from the coding sequence ATGAATCCATTACTCTGGGTAATAGATTTTGTTCGGCGCAATCCGGCAAAAGTAATATTTGCACTACTGCTGCTAATGAGCTGGCTCTGGTGGAAACAATTGCAGCGAAACAGCAACCTAAAAGAAGGTTACGAGCAAATGACCGTACTGGCCAACGATGCCCGTGGCGACTTGCAACACTACAAAAACAAGCTGGACTATCAGGTATCACTGGCAGAAACACTGGAGCTGGACTACAAGACGCTCAGGAATGCCAAGGAAAACCAGCGCCTCCAGTTTTTGCACAAGTTCAATGAACTAAAAAAAAAGCTCCGCCGGATGGAAAGCGCTGCGGAGTTGGATGCCCAGCTGGACCAGTTCTTTGCGGCACCCATTACCGACACGGTCAAGATCCTGCTTATGGATACAGTCTTTATGCCGGTACAGAAAAAAATCGCCCTCTATCATGACGATTATACACGGTTTGCCGCCATAATCAACGACTCTACAGGAATGGTCGAGGTAGACTACACCGCCCAGGTACCCATCGATCTGGTGATCTACTGGGACCGCAAATGGTTCCTGGGCAAAAAGCACTTTCAGACAGAGGTGATTTCCGAGAATCCCAACATCGTATTCAAGGATATCAACACCATCATCAAAAAACGTAGATAA
- a CDS encoding peptidoglycan recognition protein family protein has translation MANKRRLLVIHCSDTPMGREVTKEDIIEWHIKGNGWSKPGYSDLIKLDGSIDNLQPFDQDDKWEPWEMTNGAKGFNGVAQHVCYAGGADRGMKPRDTRTEAQKKTLAAYVRIAIARQPDIQIAGHNQLSTKACPSFDVPQWLRSIGIEDKNIYSDKS, from the coding sequence ATGGCTAACAAGCGAAGACTCTTAGTAATCCACTGTTCAGATACCCCAATGGGCAGAGAGGTAACCAAGGAAGATATTATCGAGTGGCATATCAAGGGCAATGGCTGGAGCAAGCCCGGCTACTCAGACCTGATCAAGTTGGACGGTTCAATCGACAACCTGCAGCCATTCGACCAGGACGACAAGTGGGAACCATGGGAAATGACCAACGGAGCCAAGGGTTTCAACGGCGTGGCCCAACACGTCTGCTATGCAGGCGGAGCCGACAGAGGAATGAAACCACGTGATACCCGAACAGAAGCTCAGAAAAAGACATTGGCAGCGTATGTCAGGATTGCCATTGCCAGACAACCTGATATCCAGATTGCAGGACATAACCAGCTATCCACCAAGGCTTGTCCAAGCTTCGATGTACCGCAATGGTTGCGATCTATCGGTATCGAGGATAAGAATATTTACAGCGACAAGAGCTAA
- a CDS encoding phage tail tape measure protein — translation MAVQSNDIAKTTIQVDGKQGINQLGLFEAEAAKAAKQMQVLERATKEYTKTSDKMKSLEAAGKKQSKAYENAAKKLKELEGAQQDYLKATDKYKDAERKVKGLREQLGLAGLTMRQLKNRQRELNREMENTTRGTKRYKELNTEMDKVKAEMASTNNTTKKSTNIFSSFGGELMQLGGKGGAIAAVAAGLLYLGNQILSVEKKFTGLMRTTKRVTGETGEVLQDTTARIQSLSDVYGEEYNEILKATQSVATAYKIDFREALDLVEKGFLNGANASGDYVSQLKEYAVQAKNARISAEDFVKVLVQQEGAALFDDKLIDTIKELGLRLNEFTPTVEKALKPLGKEFSNEVKQSIESGEDVVDIFQKIFVQSKRSGLSVQELQTIIADLGGGALEDVGGLEVAYENLNEAIGRNLDKLDELGEKQKEELEIQQDLNKELARLSTNFSGFGDFLKNTFSVILSTTVGLFNDWLESMQSVDTVMARNKDTIKSLNYDEVIDGISTTTDELVKLRKEQERMQEIYDNTSTSSNYYNTASANLLEALNQVEIYEQKLKDLEERKAELKKQSDQEWSDARDRQIEEEKRKKGKGKGNDDDKKKEKPVDEFGPILDAWRALRREVGEIEQELEASQLTTDEQAIAGVQARFDALKAKTLEFYNSQLIDQKEFNAERERIDLAAEEAIKQKKEEVGADFVSRGEALATEQDMELEQIASHYDKLIAEAQRLELAETTIADLRRQKLQAINAAETRDYQKKAEAVQATMEGLAGFSGALIQVLAVNEEKNAEFIKALTLFQIGADTAAAISSLMAASEGNPLNLLTGGSAGIAQFAAGIIRITTNVAKARQVLSKEKKPKAPTFSGESKTGVTEGTSYFFGGATGKGNIGTGDRYGAFAGYVHQDEYVIPASVRRDPVVADFESIIESKRTGQSTSSQLDQLASKLNSPQVITQENAATLEVLTAIAATLKDNAERPTMIQWGYRDTTYVREEIDDQIAIEDLAKI, via the coding sequence ATGGCAGTACAAAGTAATGATATAGCCAAAACCACCATTCAGGTGGATGGCAAGCAAGGTATCAACCAGTTAGGGCTGTTTGAGGCAGAAGCGGCCAAGGCTGCCAAGCAGATGCAGGTATTGGAAAGGGCTACCAAGGAGTACACCAAGACTTCTGACAAAATGAAGTCGCTGGAGGCAGCCGGGAAAAAGCAGTCAAAGGCATATGAAAATGCCGCCAAGAAACTCAAGGAACTGGAAGGTGCACAGCAAGATTACCTCAAGGCAACCGACAAGTACAAGGATGCAGAGCGGAAGGTAAAAGGCTTGCGTGAACAGCTGGGACTTGCCGGACTTACCATGCGCCAGCTCAAGAACAGGCAAAGGGAACTCAATCGGGAAATGGAGAATACCACCCGAGGTACCAAACGCTACAAGGAACTGAATACAGAAATGGACAAGGTGAAGGCTGAAATGGCCAGTACCAACAACACCACCAAGAAATCCACCAATATCTTCAGCTCCTTTGGAGGTGAGCTAATGCAACTTGGCGGTAAGGGAGGTGCAATTGCTGCAGTTGCTGCAGGCCTTTTGTATTTGGGGAATCAAATCCTTTCAGTTGAGAAAAAGTTCACTGGCCTGATGCGAACCACCAAGCGGGTAACGGGCGAGACTGGAGAAGTGTTGCAAGATACAACTGCCCGTATCCAATCGCTTTCTGATGTCTATGGCGAGGAGTATAACGAAATCCTGAAAGCCACTCAGTCGGTCGCAACTGCCTACAAGATCGATTTTAGGGAAGCACTTGATCTGGTGGAAAAAGGTTTCCTGAATGGCGCCAATGCCAGTGGGGACTATGTCTCGCAGCTGAAGGAGTACGCTGTGCAGGCCAAGAATGCCCGTATCTCTGCAGAGGATTTTGTAAAGGTATTGGTACAGCAGGAAGGAGCAGCGCTATTTGATGACAAGCTGATTGACACCATCAAGGAGCTTGGCCTAAGACTGAACGAGTTTACACCTACAGTAGAAAAAGCGCTAAAACCACTTGGGAAAGAATTTTCCAATGAGGTTAAGCAGTCCATTGAGTCAGGAGAAGACGTAGTGGATATCTTCCAGAAGATTTTCGTGCAGTCCAAGCGTTCCGGACTATCCGTGCAAGAATTGCAGACAATTATTGCAGACTTGGGTGGTGGTGCACTGGAAGATGTCGGTGGTTTGGAAGTGGCTTACGAGAATTTGAATGAAGCTATTGGCCGTAACCTGGATAAGTTGGATGAACTGGGTGAAAAACAGAAAGAGGAACTGGAGATACAGCAGGACCTTAATAAGGAGTTAGCCAGGCTGTCAACAAACTTTAGTGGTTTTGGGGATTTCCTGAAGAATACTTTCTCAGTAATTCTTAGTACAACGGTTGGGCTTTTCAATGACTGGTTGGAGAGTATGCAGTCTGTAGATACAGTGATGGCTAGGAATAAGGACACAATCAAAAGTTTGAATTATGATGAAGTCATAGATGGGATTAGTACAACAACTGATGAGTTAGTTAAGCTAAGGAAAGAACAAGAGAGGATGCAGGAAATATATGATAATACAAGCACCTCTTCCAACTATTATAATACAGCCAGTGCAAACCTGTTAGAGGCTCTAAATCAGGTCGAGATCTATGAGCAGAAGTTAAAGGATCTGGAAGAAAGAAAAGCCGAATTGAAAAAGCAAAGTGATCAGGAATGGTCAGATGCACGGGACCGTCAAATTGAGGAGGAAAAAAGGAAGAAAGGAAAGGGAAAAGGCAATGACGACGACAAAAAGAAAGAAAAGCCGGTAGATGAGTTCGGTCCAATACTCGATGCCTGGAGAGCACTCCGCCGTGAAGTGGGTGAAATAGAACAGGAGCTGGAGGCTAGTCAGTTGACAACCGATGAACAGGCCATTGCAGGAGTGCAAGCACGTTTTGATGCACTCAAGGCCAAGACTCTGGAGTTTTATAATTCACAGTTGATTGACCAAAAGGAATTCAATGCAGAACGTGAACGGATTGATCTAGCAGCAGAGGAGGCCATCAAACAAAAGAAGGAAGAGGTAGGTGCTGACTTTGTTTCCCGTGGTGAGGCGCTGGCTACGGAACAGGATATGGAGTTGGAGCAAATCGCTTCCCATTACGATAAACTGATTGCAGAAGCCCAGCGGTTGGAACTTGCTGAAACGACCATCGCAGATTTAAGAAGGCAAAAGTTGCAAGCGATCAATGCTGCAGAGACTAGGGACTATCAGAAAAAGGCAGAAGCGGTACAGGCAACCATGGAAGGACTTGCCGGCTTTTCTGGTGCATTGATCCAAGTGCTTGCAGTCAACGAAGAGAAAAATGCAGAATTTATCAAGGCACTCACCTTATTCCAGATTGGTGCGGATACCGCTGCAGCCATTTCATCATTGATGGCTGCTTCAGAAGGGAACCCACTTAACCTGCTGACTGGTGGAAGTGCCGGTATTGCTCAGTTTGCAGCAGGGATTATTCGGATTACCACCAACGTAGCCAAAGCCAGGCAGGTACTTTCCAAGGAAAAGAAACCTAAAGCCCCCACTTTTTCTGGTGAATCAAAGACTGGCGTAACGGAAGGCACCAGCTACTTTTTTGGTGGTGCAACAGGCAAGGGCAATATCGGGACAGGTGATAGGTATGGCGCTTTTGCCGGTTATGTCCATCAGGATGAGTACGTGATACCAGCCTCCGTTCGCCGTGATCCGGTGGTGGCAGACTTTGAAAGCATCATCGAAAGCAAGCGTACCGGTCAGAGCACTAGCTCACAGCTCGACCAGCTGGCCAGCAAGCTCAACAGTCCGCAGGTGATCACACAGGAAAACGCTGCCACACTGGAGGTGCTGACTGCCATTGCGGCCACCCTGAAGGACAATGCCGAACGCCCAACCATGATCCAGTGGGGTTACCGGGATACTACCTATGTGAGGGAAGAAATTGACGACCAAATAGCCATTGAAGACCTAGCCAAAATATGA